From the genome of Nicotiana sylvestris chromosome 2, ASM39365v2, whole genome shotgun sequence, one region includes:
- the LOC138885701 gene encoding uncharacterized protein, whose amino-acid sequence MPYSLVYVTGAVIPVKIGEPSLRYCNESGPSNDESRLQDLDEVEQRRDMAHVRMVDQKQQVEKYYNKKAKVRPLKVGDYILKAKTQAAKVPNEGKLGTNWDGPYKITATANKGAFQLETMEGKLLQTIGMSSISNTSTSERRRYLSRTLFPSSGFCPNRVFSVRF is encoded by the coding sequence atgccatattcactagtctatgTGACTGGCGCGGTTATACCCGTCAAAATCGGAGAACCTAGCTTGAGATACTGCAACGAAAGCGGACCAAGCAACGATgaaagtaggctacaagatctggatgaagtcGAACAACGAAGAGATATGGCCCATGTAAGAATGGTAGAccaaaagcaacaagtagaaaagtactataacaagaaggccaaagtacgaCCGCTCAAGGTCGGAGACTACATCCTCAAAGCTAAAACACAAGCAGCGAAAGTCCCTAATGAGGGAAAACtgggaacaaactgggacggACCATATAAAATCACGGCGACAGcaaacaaaggagcattccagttagaaacaatggaaggaaaactactccaaacaattggaatgtcgtctatctcaaatacttccacttctgaaaGAAGGCGCtacctaagtcgtactctttttccctcatccggattttgtcccaatcgggttttctcaGTGAGGTTTTAA